Proteins from a genomic interval of Sphingobacterium sp. SYP-B4668:
- a CDS encoding prephenate dehydrogenase, protein MNIAIVGIGLIGGSIAIRLKEKGPFSKIIGVDKSEVNQKKAIQLGLVDEVATLENAVKDAKVIILTAPVDAILKLAPKVLDLVTDQVVIDMGSTKENILKLIENHPNRGRYVAAHPMAGTEYSGPEAALPNLFKDKMMVYVEASRSDEDAFELADSITEILEMKTSFMNANEHDVHTAYVSHISHLTSFALALTVLGKEKSQGRIFELAGSGFESTVRLAKSSPDMWTPIFKQNRTNVLEVLDEHIKQLQSLYDAIDKEDYEGLHKLIKKSNKIKRIIK, encoded by the coding sequence ATGAATATAGCAATTGTCGGAATAGGGCTTATCGGTGGGTCGATAGCTATCCGATTAAAGGAGAAAGGTCCATTCTCCAAAATAATAGGTGTTGACAAGAGTGAGGTCAACCAGAAAAAAGCCATTCAATTGGGCTTGGTGGACGAAGTAGCAACGCTGGAAAATGCGGTGAAGGATGCAAAAGTTATCATCTTGACAGCTCCCGTAGATGCGATATTGAAATTAGCGCCAAAAGTATTGGACCTAGTAACGGACCAAGTGGTAATAGATATGGGATCTACGAAAGAGAATATCCTTAAGTTGATTGAGAACCATCCCAACAGAGGTCGTTATGTGGCTGCACACCCAATGGCCGGAACGGAGTATTCAGGACCAGAAGCAGCTTTACCAAATCTATTCAAGGATAAAATGATGGTTTACGTCGAAGCTTCACGATCGGATGAAGATGCTTTTGAATTAGCCGATTCGATTACGGAGATATTGGAAATGAAGACCTCGTTCATGAATGCAAATGAACATGATGTACATACAGCATATGTATCACATATTTCGCACTTAACATCATTCGCTCTTGCATTGACAGTACTCGGCAAAGAAAAATCTCAGGGACGCATTTTCGAACTTGCCGGATCTGGGTTTGAGTCCACGGTACGTCTGGCAAAAAGCTCTCCAGATATGTGGACCCCCATTTTTAAACAGAATAGGACCAATGTTCTTGAAGTACTGGACGAGCATATCAAGCAACTACAATCCCTATATGATGCAATCGACAAAGAAGACTATGAGGGACTTCATAAATTAATCAAAAAATCGAATAAGATTAAACGGATTATTAAATAA
- a CDS encoding metallophosphoesterase has translation MQAKRHILLLLLICSCLWRNHSVYAQHSTRPIEELPHIFFKNNSTTLKWVENGTTRQVNSDDRKAFTKYIGLFSKKLQVDLRRLLVEGGNPKRGTEAFLEQYDNVQRFAAVSDLHGQHDLFVKLLQQHRIIDQHGDWIYGNGHLVIVGDIMDRGDKVTESLWLLVKLEKQATKKGGAVHYVIGNHELMVFDNDLRYIHHKYQEIADMFGVGYHQFFAQNTFFGRWLKQKPVVIGINNILFTHGGISPEFVTRGLTGSRTNQLFVDSIFTQPKQHYRKNEELEFLTRSKGPLWYRGYFTDTSFNAETLNFVLHGLKKDHIVVGHTSHPTIVNLYDNRIFGVDSSIKNGKNGEILLYENGIFYRGLLNGERQSFLN, from the coding sequence ATGCAAGCAAAAAGACACATATTACTCCTTTTGTTGATATGCTCCTGCTTATGGAGAAATCACAGCGTATACGCCCAACACAGTACCCGTCCAATAGAAGAATTGCCTCACATTTTCTTCAAGAACAATTCCACCACACTTAAATGGGTCGAGAACGGTACCACTAGACAGGTCAATTCTGACGATCGAAAAGCGTTTACGAAATATATAGGTTTATTCTCTAAAAAGTTGCAAGTTGATCTTCGGCGACTGTTAGTTGAGGGGGGGAATCCTAAAAGGGGAACCGAGGCTTTTTTAGAACAATACGACAATGTTCAACGTTTTGCAGCTGTAAGTGATTTACATGGTCAACACGACTTATTTGTTAAATTATTACAGCAACATCGTATAATTGACCAGCATGGCGATTGGATTTACGGTAATGGACATTTGGTGATAGTGGGAGATATCATGGATCGAGGGGATAAAGTGACCGAAAGTCTATGGTTATTGGTCAAGTTGGAGAAACAGGCTACAAAAAAAGGTGGAGCAGTACATTATGTTATTGGCAATCATGAGCTCATGGTTTTTGATAATGATTTACGTTATATCCATCACAAATATCAAGAGATTGCTGATATGTTTGGCGTCGGTTACCATCAGTTTTTCGCTCAAAATACGTTCTTTGGTAGATGGTTGAAGCAAAAGCCAGTTGTTATAGGGATTAACAACATCTTGTTCACGCATGGAGGAATTTCGCCTGAATTTGTGACTCGTGGATTAACAGGAAGTCGTACCAATCAACTTTTTGTGGATAGTATTTTTACACAGCCTAAGCAACACTATCGGAAGAATGAAGAGTTGGAATTTTTGACACGGTCCAAGGGGCCGCTCTGGTATAGAGGTTATTTCACAGATACATCCTTTAATGCCGAGACACTGAATTTTGTTCTGCACGGCTTAAAAAAAGACCATATAGTAGTGGGACATACTTCACATCCGACAATTGTCAATTTATATGACAATCGTATATTCGGAGTAGATTCAAGTATCAAAAATGGGAAAAATGGCGAAATCTTGCTTTATGAAAATGGAATATTCTATCGTGGCTTGTTAAACGGAGAAAGGCAAAGCTTTTTAAACTAA
- a CDS encoding SPFH domain-containing protein produces MGLLDKIRNEFIDIIEWVDDTKDTIVWKFPRYQNEIKMGAQLTVREGQAAVFLNEGRIADVFHSGRYELSTQNMPIMTTLQGWKYGFNSPFKADVFFVSLRQFVNQKWGTSNPIMLRDAEFGPVRLRAFGNYAFSMKDPGLFIKTIAATNPTFTVDDINEQLKNIAVSRGMDAIAESKIPVLDLASNYDEVSKLIQDKIAPEFEEIGLTLNKFLIENVSLPDEVEKVLDKRSSMGIVGDLGAYAQYQAANSMEKAAENPNGGGLMGAGMGAGLGMGMAGNMGNVFQERKFDGNQPSTPPATAAIPPPLPTQITYYVAVNNKQEGPFDINQLRNMVTTGSLMPNTLVWKTGLANWIAADQTADLANLFHQTPPPIPGV; encoded by the coding sequence ATGGGACTATTAGATAAGATTAGAAATGAATTTATTGATATCATCGAATGGGTTGATGATACCAAAGACACCATCGTTTGGAAATTTCCGAGATATCAGAATGAAATCAAGATGGGAGCCCAACTTACTGTCAGGGAAGGGCAAGCAGCTGTCTTTCTAAACGAGGGGCGAATTGCTGACGTTTTCCATTCAGGGAGATATGAATTGTCTACCCAAAATATGCCCATCATGACTACGCTACAAGGATGGAAATATGGTTTCAACAGTCCCTTCAAAGCTGATGTTTTCTTTGTAAGCCTGCGTCAATTTGTAAATCAGAAATGGGGAACAAGTAATCCGATTATGTTGCGCGATGCCGAATTTGGTCCTGTACGTTTACGTGCATTTGGGAATTATGCATTCAGCATGAAAGATCCCGGCCTATTTATCAAAACCATAGCTGCTACCAATCCGACGTTCACAGTTGATGATATCAATGAACAACTCAAAAATATTGCAGTTTCCAGAGGAATGGATGCTATTGCTGAATCGAAAATTCCAGTACTCGATCTCGCTTCCAATTATGATGAGGTCTCGAAACTTATCCAAGATAAAATTGCTCCTGAATTTGAGGAAATAGGTCTTACACTCAATAAATTTTTAATCGAAAATGTTTCATTACCCGACGAGGTGGAGAAAGTATTGGATAAAAGAAGTAGTATGGGGATTGTTGGTGATTTAGGTGCCTATGCACAATATCAGGCTGCAAACTCCATGGAAAAAGCTGCTGAAAACCCGAATGGTGGTGGACTAATGGGAGCAGGTATGGGCGCAGGACTAGGCATGGGCATGGCGGGAAATATGGGAAATGTTTTCCAAGAACGAAAATTTGACGGTAATCAACCCAGTACTCCTCCTGCGACGGCGGCGATACCTCCTCCACTACCTACACAGATTACCTATTATGTTGCCGTGAATAACAAGCAAGAAGGTCCCTTTGATATTAATCAACTTCGCAATATGGTAACTACAGGAAGTTTGATGCCCAATACGTTGGTTTGGAAAACTGGCCTTGCCAATTGGATTGCTGCAGACCAAACAGCTGACTTAGCCAATCTATTTCATCAGACCCCACCCCCAATTCCAGGAGTTTAG
- a CDS encoding pyridoxal phosphate-dependent aminotransferase, producing MQIQVAKRLQQTEEYYFSKKLREIDELNKSGARVINLGIGSPDLPPHPEVIQTLHEQASLPTTHGYQNYKGSPVLRKAIADWYERYYHVSLNPEKEILPLIGSKEGIVHICMTYLQEGDEVLIPNPGYPAYASAVRLSGATAVTYSMSEENDWLPNLDELSTMDLSKVKMMWINYPHMPTGSQATSTFFEDVVAFGQRHNILICHDNPYSFILNDKPQSIMSTPGALAVAIELNSLSKSSNMAGWRIGMLVAAEERINEILRFKSNMDSGMFLPLQLAAAKALSLDSTWYTQLNAAYQKRKEKALELLDLLQCTYRKDQVGLFIWAKIPASYSSGYELSDEVLNRSRVFITPGGIFGDAGNGYIRVSLCATEQIFEEAIGRIRQ from the coding sequence ATGCAGATTCAGGTTGCCAAAAGGCTGCAACAAACGGAAGAGTATTATTTCTCAAAGAAATTGAGAGAGATCGACGAGCTTAATAAAAGTGGAGCTCGCGTGATTAATTTAGGAATTGGGAGTCCAGATCTACCTCCTCATCCTGAAGTTATCCAAACCCTTCATGAGCAAGCAAGCTTGCCCACGACACATGGTTATCAAAATTATAAAGGTAGCCCGGTGTTACGTAAAGCTATAGCTGACTGGTACGAACGATATTATCACGTGTCTCTCAATCCTGAAAAAGAAATTTTACCTTTGATTGGTTCCAAAGAAGGGATTGTTCACATCTGTATGACCTATCTGCAGGAGGGTGACGAAGTACTGATTCCAAACCCAGGTTACCCTGCTTATGCTTCGGCGGTACGTCTAAGTGGTGCAACTGCGGTGACCTATTCCATGTCGGAGGAGAACGATTGGTTACCTAATTTGGATGAATTATCCACAATGGACCTATCTAAAGTCAAAATGATGTGGATCAACTATCCCCACATGCCTACAGGATCGCAAGCGACATCCACCTTTTTTGAAGATGTCGTTGCATTTGGTCAAAGACATAATATTCTCATCTGCCACGATAATCCGTATAGTTTTATCTTGAATGATAAACCGCAAAGCATAATGTCTACCCCTGGTGCTCTGGCGGTAGCAATAGAATTGAATTCGCTTAGCAAATCATCCAATATGGCGGGTTGGCGAATTGGCATGTTGGTAGCAGCAGAGGAACGTATCAATGAAATACTTCGGTTTAAATCCAATATGGATTCGGGCATGTTTTTGCCGCTTCAACTTGCAGCAGCGAAAGCGCTAAGTCTTGATTCGACTTGGTATACGCAACTGAATGCAGCTTATCAAAAGCGAAAAGAAAAAGCCCTAGAACTGCTTGATTTATTACAATGTACATATAGAAAAGATCAAGTAGGCCTGTTTATCTGGGCAAAGATTCCAGCTTCTTATAGCTCTGGATACGAGCTGAGCGACGAAGTACTTAACAGGTCTCGTGTATTTATCACACCGGGAGGTATTTTTGGAGATGCTGGTAATGGATATATCAGGGTGAGTCTATGTGCCACGGAACAAATATTTGAAGAAGCAATTGGGAGAATTAGGCAATAG
- a CDS encoding ABC transporter ATP-binding protein, which translates to MKTYLRLLSFANPIGKYAVPYIITTVITVIFSTLNLALLAPLLQTLFNAENEVKGELVKPDSMFNLLDNFTYYANWINHQYGPYEALKMVCIAVIISVLISNIFRYFSQRIMENLRIHTLLNLRKAVFNNVMDLHLGFFTGQRKGDVISKIASDVQVVQYSVTGTLQVVFKEPLQLIAYLIALFAISIKLTLFSMLVIPISAFFISRLVKNLKSQATAGQQSYANMITYLDEALSGVRIIKAFNATTFVKNRFDNENSNYATIMRRMVRRQQLGSPVSELLGVIMVAIILLYGGSLVLSGSDELPASEFIAYIAIFSQIMRPAKAITDSFSNIHNGVAAGERVLELIDEKNEVTDKPDAKVVTTFAQNIRFNHVNFAYGENQVLSDINLTIEKGKTVALVGPSGGGKSTLVDLIPRFMDVTDGQVSFDGIDVRDLQQESLRRLIGVVNQESILFNDTIYNNIAFGSENATPEQVEAAAKIANAHQFILNTEEGYQTNIGDRGSKLSGGQRQRICIARAVLKNPPIMLLDEATSALDTESEKLVQEALYKLMENRTTVVIAHRLSTIQNADKIIVVEAGQIVESGSHLELIGQQGLYKRLIDMQQFAES; encoded by the coding sequence ATGAAGACATATCTTAGACTACTTTCATTTGCTAATCCTATCGGGAAATATGCGGTCCCGTATATCATTACGACGGTCATTACGGTGATTTTTAGCACGCTCAACCTTGCACTGTTGGCTCCACTGTTGCAGACGCTATTCAATGCTGAAAATGAAGTTAAGGGGGAGTTGGTCAAACCAGACAGTATGTTCAATTTGCTGGATAATTTCACTTATTATGCTAATTGGATCAATCATCAATATGGGCCCTATGAAGCATTGAAAATGGTCTGTATTGCGGTTATTATTTCCGTGTTAATCAGTAATATATTTCGCTATTTTTCTCAACGTATTATGGAGAATCTGCGTATACATACTTTGCTCAATCTTCGTAAGGCTGTGTTTAATAATGTAATGGATTTACATCTGGGCTTCTTTACAGGGCAGCGCAAAGGAGATGTAATTTCAAAAATAGCTTCCGATGTTCAAGTCGTACAATATTCGGTCACCGGTACTCTGCAGGTTGTATTCAAAGAGCCGCTCCAGTTAATTGCTTATTTGATTGCTCTTTTCGCTATATCGATCAAGCTCACCTTGTTTTCGATGCTCGTTATACCCATATCGGCCTTTTTTATCTCTAGGTTAGTCAAGAATTTGAAATCACAAGCTACCGCGGGCCAACAGTCCTATGCGAATATGATTACCTATTTGGATGAAGCATTATCGGGTGTTCGAATTATTAAAGCCTTCAACGCGACCACATTCGTTAAAAATAGGTTTGATAATGAGAATAGCAATTACGCAACCATTATGCGTCGTATGGTGCGTAGGCAACAGCTGGGCTCACCTGTGTCAGAGTTGTTGGGCGTTATTATGGTCGCGATCATTTTGCTATATGGAGGTAGTTTGGTGCTAAGTGGAAGTGACGAATTGCCTGCATCAGAGTTTATAGCTTATATCGCAATTTTTTCCCAAATCATGAGACCAGCGAAAGCCATTACGGATTCATTCAGCAACATTCACAATGGAGTGGCTGCCGGAGAACGCGTATTGGAGTTGATAGATGAGAAAAATGAGGTCACGGATAAGCCAGATGCCAAAGTGGTAACCACCTTTGCCCAAAATATTCGATTTAACCATGTGAATTTTGCATATGGTGAGAATCAAGTACTGTCAGATATCAATTTGACAATTGAAAAAGGCAAGACAGTTGCTCTCGTAGGCCCATCTGGAGGTGGTAAATCTACTTTGGTAGACCTCATTCCTCGATTTATGGATGTGACAGATGGACAGGTGTCGTTTGATGGAATTGATGTGCGCGACTTACAACAAGAATCTTTGCGTAGATTGATTGGGGTTGTCAATCAAGAATCAATTCTGTTTAATGATACGATATACAATAATATAGCCTTCGGTAGTGAAAATGCAACTCCCGAACAGGTAGAAGCAGCCGCTAAAATTGCAAATGCGCACCAATTTATATTAAACACAGAAGAGGGGTATCAGACTAATATTGGTGATCGTGGCTCCAAATTATCAGGTGGTCAGCGTCAACGTATTTGTATTGCGAGGGCAGTTTTAAAAAATCCACCCATCATGTTGTTGGATGAAGCAACCTCTGCGCTAGATACCGAATCCGAAAAATTGGTACAGGAAGCTTTGTATAAATTGATGGAAAATCGAACGACTGTCGTTATAGCGCATCGCTTGAGCACCATTCAAAATGCAGATAAAATTATTGTTGTGGAAGCCGGTCAGATTGTAGAGTCGGGGTCTCATTTAGAATTGATTGGTCAACAAGGACTATACAAACGACTCATCGATATGCAGCAGTTCGCTGAATCGTAA